One Glutamicibacter mishrai genomic window carries:
- a CDS encoding SURF1 family protein has product MYRFLASTRWVGWLVLVAIFATACVSLGNWQANRREQALTGIERVNRNYFADPVSGAQALDKFKMLPEEKTWMTVKLTGTYLSDDTRIARNRIKAGRPGYEVLVPFRTTQGEVVIIDRGYLPIGDEENGHPDTVPAPPSGNVTVLARLKPGEVRLDRGAPEGQIASIQLEDYAQQVDYDIAQGAYGIMYQESPAPASAPQPLDAPDMDEGPHLSYEFQWYAFGVLAFVGFWYAARQQKKLNAEDAAELAEAKALGFDEPVHKVRKVRAKQEKKFRRDGSLTDEAIEDAMLDDTPQSPSDSR; this is encoded by the coding sequence ATGTATCGATTCCTAGCAAGCACCCGTTGGGTGGGCTGGCTGGTACTGGTTGCCATCTTCGCTACCGCCTGCGTGAGCCTGGGCAATTGGCAGGCCAACCGCAGGGAACAGGCCCTGACCGGGATTGAACGCGTTAACCGCAACTACTTCGCCGACCCCGTTTCTGGAGCACAGGCTCTGGACAAGTTCAAGATGCTTCCCGAAGAGAAGACGTGGATGACCGTGAAGCTCACCGGCACCTACCTGAGCGACGACACCCGCATCGCGAGAAACCGCATCAAGGCTGGACGTCCGGGCTACGAGGTCCTCGTTCCTTTCAGAACCACGCAGGGCGAGGTAGTCATCATTGACCGCGGTTACCTTCCCATCGGAGACGAAGAGAACGGACACCCTGACACGGTGCCGGCTCCCCCGTCGGGCAATGTCACGGTGCTCGCTCGCTTGAAGCCCGGTGAAGTCCGCTTGGACCGAGGTGCTCCCGAGGGACAGATCGCTTCAATCCAGCTGGAAGACTATGCGCAACAGGTGGATTACGACATCGCCCAAGGCGCGTACGGCATCATGTACCAGGAAAGTCCTGCTCCAGCCTCAGCGCCCCAGCCTTTGGACGCGCCGGACATGGATGAAGGACCACACCTGTCCTATGAGTTCCAGTGGTACGCCTTCGGTGTCCTTGCCTTTGTTGGCTTCTGGTATGCCGCTCGCCAGCAGAAGAAGCTGAACGCAGAGGATGCCGCCGAACTGGCTGAAGCCAAGGCCCTGGGCTTCGACGAACCGGTGCACAAGGTGCGCAAGGTGCGCGCGAAGCAGGAAAAGAAGTTCCGCCGCGACGGATCCCTGACCGATGAAGCCATCGAGGACGCAATGCTCGATGACACTCCCCAGTCCCCTAGCGACTCGCGCTAG
- a CDS encoding GTP pyrophosphokinase encodes MTESQHEPKNDEFSEHIEYSVEQYKSVTGELNTVMSAMKAKIRRLFAQSEVQPLFITGRVKSPQSFRAKASRRLQETTESAPVLEFPNPLREIHDMVGIRIIVMLPHEIQQVASLIKSHRDSFDCRSDREKDIGSVESGTYGYSSRHLLLKTRSEPTVRKFQEALGKPVVASGNFVFEVQIRTVLQHAWSEMEHDIRFKHPGEAAWNPQIDRHFTATAAMLETVEDYFTDIDELYHRLNGYHDEKGAGAEPLSGEKIGEIWQTLLPHVDRKRDDDWSWASELLDAHEINQTWQLAQLLDANVVTDVRAALDHRYSPGPDRLLDDVLLWRFGKEHIDKTSGGDLRREGSLRRRLIQMKDYRSQLGQ; translated from the coding sequence ATGACGGAATCCCAGCATGAGCCAAAGAACGACGAGTTCTCTGAGCACATCGAGTACTCCGTTGAACAGTACAAGTCTGTCACCGGCGAGCTGAATACCGTCATGTCTGCCATGAAGGCAAAGATCCGCAGGCTCTTTGCCCAAAGTGAAGTCCAGCCCTTGTTCATCACCGGCCGGGTCAAGTCCCCGCAATCCTTCCGCGCGAAGGCATCGCGCCGATTGCAGGAAACGACCGAGAGCGCTCCGGTGCTCGAATTCCCCAATCCGCTGCGCGAAATCCACGACATGGTCGGCATCCGCATCATCGTGATGCTGCCGCATGAAATCCAGCAGGTGGCAAGCCTGATCAAATCCCACCGAGACTCCTTCGACTGCCGCAGCGACCGCGAGAAGGACATCGGATCGGTGGAATCGGGAACCTACGGGTACTCGTCGAGGCACCTGCTGCTCAAGACCCGCAGCGAACCGACCGTGCGGAAGTTCCAGGAAGCGCTGGGAAAGCCCGTGGTTGCCAGCGGGAACTTCGTATTCGAAGTCCAGATCCGCACGGTGCTGCAACACGCGTGGAGCGAGATGGAACACGACATCCGCTTCAAGCATCCCGGCGAGGCCGCATGGAATCCCCAGATCGACCGCCACTTCACGGCAACCGCTGCCATGCTGGAAACGGTAGAAGACTACTTCACCGACATTGACGAGCTGTACCACCGCCTCAACGGGTACCACGACGAAAAAGGCGCCGGTGCTGAGCCGTTGTCGGGCGAGAAAATCGGCGAAATCTGGCAAACCCTGCTCCCGCACGTTGATCGCAAGCGCGACGATGACTGGTCCTGGGCATCAGAGCTGCTCGATGCGCACGAGATCAACCAAACCTGGCAGCTGGCCCAGCTTCTGGATGCCAACGTTGTCACCGATGTGCGTGCCGCGTTGGATCACCGCTATTCGCCGGGCCCGGACCGCCTGCTGGATGATGTGCTGCTATGGCGTTTCGGCAAGGAGCACATCGACAAAACCAGCGGTGGAGACCTTCGCCGTGAAGGCTCGCTGCGCCGACGCCTGATCCAGATGAAGGACTATCGTTCCCAACTGGGGCAGTAG
- a CDS encoding ABC-F family ATP-binding cassette domain-containing protein — MISVANLELRVGARLLMDEVNFRIDKGDKIGLVGRNGAGKTTMTKVLAGETQPTAGEVVHKGSIGYLPQDPKTPNMEQLARDRILGARGLDVVVGNLAKNREEMASEDPAVSAKAMRRYDRLEAEFIAAGGYAAESEAAAICANLDLPDRILDQPLRTLSGGQRRRVELARILYSDAETLLLDEPTNHLDVDSINWLRDFIKNYPGGVLMISHDTGLMEETVNKVLNLDANRGVVDVYNMNWKRYKVQRETDERARKRERANIEKKASVLLTQANRMKARASGASAAQSMLKRVDRMLSGLQEERASDKVAALRFPDPAPCGKTPLMAEGLSKAYGSLEIFNDVSLAIDRGSKVVILGLNGAGKTTLLRMLAGVAEPDTGKIVPGHGLKIGYFAQEHDTLDPEATVLENMRRNAPDHLNDADVRSILGSFLFVGDDVSKPAGVLSGGEKTRLALATIVASSANVLLLDEPTNNLDPASRAEVLGALSTFPGAVVMVSHDEGAVMSLKPERVVILPDGDEDLFSEDYLELVSLT, encoded by the coding sequence ATGATTTCCGTAGCCAACCTTGAGCTACGCGTCGGCGCCCGCTTGCTGATGGACGAAGTGAACTTCCGCATCGACAAGGGCGACAAGATCGGACTGGTGGGGCGAAACGGCGCCGGCAAAACCACGATGACCAAGGTCCTCGCTGGCGAGACCCAGCCAACCGCTGGCGAAGTCGTCCACAAGGGCTCCATCGGCTACCTGCCGCAGGACCCGAAGACCCCGAATATGGAGCAGCTGGCCCGCGACCGCATTCTCGGCGCCCGTGGCCTCGATGTCGTTGTGGGCAATCTCGCCAAGAACCGCGAAGAGATGGCCAGCGAAGATCCAGCGGTTTCGGCCAAGGCCATGCGCCGCTATGACCGGCTGGAAGCCGAGTTCATCGCCGCCGGCGGCTACGCTGCCGAGTCTGAAGCCGCAGCCATTTGCGCCAACCTGGATTTGCCTGATCGCATTCTCGACCAGCCGCTGCGCACCCTCTCTGGTGGCCAGCGCCGTCGTGTGGAGCTGGCCCGCATCCTCTACTCGGACGCGGAAACCCTGCTGCTTGACGAGCCGACCAACCACTTGGACGTCGACTCGATCAACTGGCTGCGCGACTTCATCAAGAACTACCCAGGCGGCGTGCTGATGATCAGCCACGACACCGGGCTGATGGAAGAGACCGTCAACAAGGTCCTGAATCTGGACGCCAACCGCGGCGTGGTTGATGTCTACAACATGAACTGGAAGCGCTACAAGGTCCAGCGCGAGACCGACGAGCGTGCCCGCAAGCGCGAACGCGCCAACATCGAGAAGAAGGCTTCGGTCCTGCTCACCCAGGCCAACCGCATGAAGGCCCGTGCTTCCGGCGCGTCGGCTGCGCAGTCCATGCTCAAGCGTGTTGACCGCATGCTCTCGGGGCTGCAGGAAGAGCGTGCCTCCGACAAGGTCGCGGCCTTGCGATTCCCGGATCCGGCTCCTTGCGGCAAGACTCCTTTGATGGCCGAGGGGCTGTCGAAGGCCTATGGTTCGCTGGAAATCTTCAACGATGTCTCGCTGGCCATTGACCGAGGCTCCAAGGTCGTCATCCTGGGCCTGAACGGCGCGGGTAAAACCACCTTGCTGCGCATGCTCGCCGGTGTCGCCGAACCTGATACCGGAAAGATCGTTCCCGGCCATGGGCTGAAGATCGGCTACTTCGCCCAGGAACACGACACCCTGGATCCTGAAGCCACGGTGCTGGAGAATATGCGCCGCAATGCGCCAGACCACCTCAACGACGCTGATGTGCGCTCCATCCTTGGTTCGTTCCTCTTTGTCGGCGACGACGTGTCCAAGCCTGCCGGGGTGCTCTCCGGTGGTGAGAAGACCCGCCTTGCTTTGGCGACGATCGTGGCCTCCAGCGCCAACGTTCTGCTGCTTGATGAGCCGACCAACAACCTGGACCCGGCATCCCGCGCCGAGGTGCTCGGTGCGCTGTCCACCTTCCCGGGTGCCGTGGTGATGGTCAGCCACGATGAGGGCGCCGTGATGTCCTTGAAGCCCGAGCGTGTGGTCATCCTGCCTGATGGCGACGAAGACCTGTTCAGCGAGGATTACCTGGAACTGGTATCCCTGACCTAG
- a CDS encoding DUF2637 domain-containing protein: MEEKNPEVPNEPHNAVLGTAVGATVLIAVGAFVLSFAALTDLAERSGISPRLAWIWPIIIDGMIVAATVAIVALNGFSRKAMIYPWSLLFFGAIVSTAANSTHAILTVDSIENGVPALVSALVAAMPPIVLLAITHLTVHMYQKKSWAAKIHADLAYDEEQENAQKYGVAYDDGYNAALTDAQTAEDERMAALAQEHQDALARARAEGIASARADAKVTPIKQNTQAAKNAAQPKAEQSKPTEDKAPLYDDLAKSLNRP, from the coding sequence ATGGAAGAAAAAAACCCTGAGGTCCCGAACGAACCGCACAATGCAGTCCTAGGTACCGCCGTTGGCGCAACGGTCCTGATTGCCGTTGGCGCATTCGTGCTCTCTTTCGCCGCACTGACCGACTTGGCAGAACGCTCGGGCATCAGCCCGCGCCTGGCATGGATCTGGCCAATCATCATCGACGGCATGATCGTGGCCGCCACCGTGGCCATTGTTGCCTTGAACGGCTTTAGCCGCAAGGCCATGATCTACCCATGGTCCCTGCTGTTCTTCGGCGCGATCGTATCGACCGCAGCGAACTCCACGCACGCCATCTTGACCGTGGATTCCATCGAAAACGGCGTTCCAGCGCTGGTTTCAGCATTGGTCGCAGCCATGCCGCCAATCGTCCTTTTGGCCATTACCCACTTGACCGTGCACATGTACCAGAAGAAGTCCTGGGCCGCGAAAATCCACGCAGACCTTGCCTATGACGAAGAGCAGGAAAATGCCCAGAAGTACGGCGTGGCCTATGACGATGGCTACAACGCCGCGTTGACCGATGCCCAGACCGCTGAAGACGAGCGCATGGCTGCCTTGGCCCAGGAACACCAGGATGCCCTGGCTCGTGCCCGCGCCGAGGGCATCGCCAGCGCACGCGCTGATGCCAAGGTCACCCCGATCAAGCAGAACACCCAGGCTGCAAAGAACGCTGCCCAGCCTAAGGCCGAGCAGTCGAAGCCAACCGAAGACAAAGCTCCACTGTATGACGATCTGGCCAAGAGCCTGAACCGTCCATAA
- a CDS encoding beta-ketoacyl-ACP reductase, which translates to MTTEPTTGRSVLVTGGNRGIGLAIARAFEANGDKVAVTYRSGEVPAGLLGVKADVTDSASIDEAFKEVEAAHGPVEVLVANAGVTKDTLLLRMSEDDFTSVIDTNLTGAFRVIKRASKGMLRLKRGRVVLISSVVGLYGSPGQINYAASKSGLVGIARSLTRELGSRGITANVVAPGFINTEMTAVLPEETQKGYLASIPANRFAEPEEVANVVRWVASDEAAYISGAVIPVDGGLGMGH; encoded by the coding sequence TTGACTACGGAACCAACCACAGGCCGCAGCGTCCTCGTGACCGGCGGCAATCGCGGCATCGGACTTGCCATTGCTCGCGCCTTTGAGGCCAACGGAGACAAGGTAGCCGTCACCTACCGCAGCGGCGAGGTTCCCGCCGGGCTGCTTGGTGTTAAGGCAGATGTCACCGACAGCGCCTCCATCGATGAGGCTTTCAAAGAGGTCGAGGCAGCCCACGGCCCGGTAGAAGTATTGGTCGCCAACGCCGGCGTCACCAAGGACACCTTGCTCCTTCGCATGAGCGAAGACGACTTCACCTCGGTCATCGATACCAACCTCACCGGGGCATTCCGAGTCATCAAGCGCGCCTCGAAGGGCATGCTGCGCCTCAAGCGCGGCCGTGTCGTCCTGATCTCTTCGGTGGTCGGCCTCTATGGCTCCCCAGGACAGATCAACTACGCAGCATCCAAGTCCGGACTGGTTGGCATTGCCCGCTCGCTGACTCGCGAGCTCGGTTCACGCGGCATCACCGCCAACGTCGTGGCCCCCGGCTTTATCAATACCGAGATGACTGCTGTCCTGCCGGAAGAAACCCAGAAGGGCTACCTGGCCAGCATCCCGGCGAACCGCTTCGCCGAGCCGGAAGAGGTTGCCAACGTTGTTCGCTGGGTAGCCAGCGACGAAGCCGCCTACATCTCCGGGG
- a CDS encoding DUF3099 domain-containing protein, translating into MGLVSVQQSEVIYMPFEPTNHDSREPEVHRITEARESHTSERDSRVRKYTISMTIRMICFILAFFFDGWLRWVFIAGAVVLPYIAVVVANGGADLTKREPPAEFYKAAEPEQLPAPPTRSEPSEDEADIIDGTFVEPHSNPSKED; encoded by the coding sequence ATGGGACTAGTTTCCGTACAGCAAAGCGAAGTCATCTACATGCCATTTGAGCCCACGAATCACGATTCTCGTGAACCGGAAGTCCACCGCATCACCGAAGCGCGTGAATCACATACTTCTGAACGCGATAGCCGTGTGCGCAAATACACGATTTCGATGACCATCCGCATGATCTGCTTCATTCTGGCCTTCTTCTTCGACGGCTGGCTGCGCTGGGTATTCATCGCCGGCGCCGTTGTCCTCCCGTATATCGCGGTGGTTGTCGCCAACGGTGGCGCAGACCTGACCAAGCGAGAACCGCCTGCAGAGTTCTACAAGGCAGCGGAGCCCGAGCAGCTGCCTGCCCCGCCGACTCGCAGCGAGCCATCAGAAGACGAGGCCGACATCATCGACGGCACCTTCGTAGAGCCACACAGCAACCCATCCAAGGAGGACTAG